In a genomic window of Aquila chrysaetos chrysaetos chromosome Z, bAquChr1.4, whole genome shotgun sequence:
- the LOC115337456 gene encoding uncharacterized protein LOC115337456: MKTRNAIFFFSRCCAPVGVEGRAVACDISGRCTVTSCPLLLVSGHQQSLGQSGSCLGSCRACLRGLEGRARFLLVLGGALVAAIGSSQCPSQNHALCFPSPAWFRQLGTAGCACSSGAHDSRRCSASKREQLLVLSASQLTSACREHGHRERVELPHLLRRSRRHRLQGPAGLVPWAQVGSFPPAVWADFFKSHPNNIRPLLPWVRHELGVLYEEQWWEVAAAEGIIVAHLCLWGLDEEVLVQKLQNCLSQHTRTFVPRLITAAVRLCGWAVRQHLGQQDPRAAGGEDNGPAASPSSTASPGWTPAPHPASSSSAAGPDVEEEASTSEATLRGGPDSRPSAPVPAEQDQPQEEPGEAAAAGPSAQGCSPSAPGRGRDRLPRGPWRPPKRKASGPRDSAQPCKRPPRRRH, translated from the exons atgaaaacaagaaacgctattttctttttctccagatgCTGTGCACCTGTGGGCGTGGAAGGCCGAGCGGTGGCCTGTGACATCAGCGGGCGATGCACTGTGACCTCGTGTCCCTTGCTGCTTGTCTCCGGGCACCAGCAGAGCCTGGGCCAGTCTGGCTCGTGCCTGGGCTCCTGCCGAGCGTGCCTGCGAGGTCTGGAGGGTCGAGCAAGGTTTCTCCTGGTGCTGGGTGGTGCTTTGGTGGCTGCCATCGGCAGCTCTCAGTGCCCATCCCAGAACCATGCCCTGTgtttccccagccctgcctggttCAGGCAGCTGGGCACCGCGGGGTGCGCTTGCAGCAGCGGAG CGCACGACAGCCGCCGCTGCAGCGCCAGCAAGAGGGAGCAGCTCCTTGTCCTCAGCGCTTCCCAGCTCACCTCAGCATGCAGAGAGCATGGCCACCGAGAGCGAGTGGAGCTGCCCCATCTGCTGCGACGATCAAGACGACATCGCCT GCAGGGGCCTGCGGGGCTGGTGCCCTGGGCTCAAGTGGGCAGCTTCCCTCCTGCGGTCTGGGCGGACTTTTTCAAGAGCCACCCCAATAACATCAGGCCCCTGCTGCCCTGGGTGCGACATGAGCTCGGGGTGCTCTACGAGGAGCAGTGGTGGGAGGTGGCTGCCGCGGAGGGGATCATTGTGGCCCACCTGTGCCTCTGGGGTCTGGACGAGGAGGTGTTGGTGCAGAAGCTGCAGAACTGCCTGTCACAACACACGCGGACATTCGTCCCCCGGCTCATCACCGCCGCCGTTCGCCTGTGCGGCTGGGCGGTCCGCCAGCACCTGGGCCAGCAGGACCCCCGCGCTGCCGGCGGGGAGGACAACggccctgcagccagccccagctccacGGCCTCCCCGGGGTGGACTCCCGCTCCCCACCCGGCCTCCTCCAGCAGCGCTGCAGGCCCCGACGTGGAAGAGGAAGCCAGCACGTCAGAGGCCACCCTCCGCGGGGGTCCCGACAGCCGCCCATCTGCGCCTGTCCCTGCAGAGCAAGATCAGCCCCAGGAGGagccgggggaggcggcggcggcaggtccctctgcccagggctgcagcccctccGCTCCTGGCCGGGGCAGGGACCGCTTGCCCAGGGGGCCCTGGCGCCCCCCGAAGAGGAAGGCCTCCGGCCCCCGGGactctgcccagccctgcaagAGGCCACCCCGCCGGCGGCACTAG